A window of Deinococcus cellulosilyticus NBRC 106333 = KACC 11606 genomic DNA:
AGCAGTTTTGCCTTCAATCATCTGCAGAAATCTGAAATCTCATGATAACAAACGCACATGAGAAGCAGGATTTTAAAATGATCTTGTATCTCAAAAATCTCTGTTTGCTATTATTATTTTATTGTGTTAAACTACATTCCTTCCAAGGACGCCAAAATCAACACGGCACAGGTTTTTGAGTGCGGTGTTTTTTGTTTTTGAGAGGGAAAAGAGAGTACATCATGGCTTCAGGCACCGTCAAATGGTTCAACGCAGAAAAAGGATTCGGCTTCATTTCACACCAGGGCAACCCCGATTTGTTCGCCCACTTCAGTGCCATCAAGAGCACCGGATTCAAAAAACTCAACGAAGGCGATGAAGTCGACTTCGACGTCCAGCAGGGCCAGAACGGCAAAGGCCCCCAGGCCACCAACATTGTGGTGACCAAAGCAGCACCCGAAGGCTCCTACAACAGTCGTCCCCAGCGCTCAAACAGCTGGTAAGGCAACCACTAAACTGGAAGTGGACCGGTTGCCCGGTCCACTTTTTCCTTTGGTCTTCTGGAATGTCCAGGACACAAAATGAGGGTCCATGGTGCAGTCGAATCTGCACTTGAACGGCCCAGGACTTTGTGACACAATCTCTAAAATCTTCAGGAGAAATAGTGGCCGACATTCACCCCCCAGACACCCTCAGCACTGTGCCTCCCACCCCTGCGGGCCTGCTGTCGAATCGAGAAAAAGACACCCTGATTGAACGGGCCTTCACCGGGCTGTACCGCTGGTACACCGCACGCAGTCAGGAAACCCGCAACTGGAATGCCGACCTCAGCTTCGACTGGAGAAGCCTCAGAGCCGACCTCCCCGAAGACGTGATCACGGTGATTCAAGGTTTCTTTGCCGTCGAGCAATATGCCCCCGATTACACCAGTGAACTCCTCAACCTGGTCCGCGCCTCCCACGGACGCAGCCACTTCCAGATGCGCTGGGGCAGCGAGGAGGAGAAACACGCCGACGCATGGGAAAATGCCGTTTTGTTCTCCCGCCAGCGCACCCCCGAGTGGATTCGTGAATACAAGGAACGCCTGAAAAGCAAACAGTGGGAACTGCCCTTCCCGGATGCCATTCACAACCTGGTGTACACGGTGTTTCAGGAACGGGCCACCCAGCTCAATTACCTCAACCTGATGAAGATCGCGCAGGGGAAAAGCGACAAACCCCACCTGCAGGGGGTGGAAGATCCCATTCTGGCCCAGGTGGCCCAGACCATCGCCATTGATGAGGCCGCACACTACAACTTCTTCCTGGAGGGGGTGAGGCTGTACCTGTACTACTACCCCCAGAAGACCCTGGAAGCCATCAAGAACGTGATCGGTCAATTCAGCATGCCCGCCCAGCAACTCGTTCCAGACTGGGATCACTTCTTCGAGACCGTGTACAAGGCCGGGATCTATGGCCCCAGAGATTTCTCCAGGGATGTGATGCAGGTGGCTTTCCGCAACCTGGGCATCGAGAGCCGCAAGAAGCTGGAAGAGGGCATCAAGAAAACCCGCGAGGTGCCTGATTTCGAAGGGGAACAGGCCCGTACCACCATCATCTGGGACACCTTCGACTATGGGGCCATTGAAGGGGACGTCAAACGCCTGCACGTCAAAATTCAGGATTACGAGAAAAAAATCGGTCTGGATGAACTGGACCCCACCGAGTTTGTGGAAAACCCTGAAGTCCCCAGAGCCAAACCCGGGGAGTGAAAACATCAAAAAGGCAGAACTTTTCAGTTCTGCCTTTTCAATTTGGAGGTTCAGGCGCGGGTGTTTCTGGGCCTGCTTGAGGTTTTCTTGAGGGGCTGGGGTGGGTTTTTGAGGGCTGCGGCTTCATCGCGGCAGTGGTCCAGGCAGAGGGACCATTCTTCAACGGTTTTCAGTCCTGAACTGATGGCCTGGTCGGGGCTGCTGAATGCTGTTCCGGTCAAGAATTCTCGTTTGGCACGCGCTAGAACAGATTCACTCATGACTTTATTGTACCATGTTCAAGCTTCTGCCGGATGAGTGTTCCTGAAGGAACAACAACTAAAATCCGTGTGCAACACAAGAAAATCAGCGAAACAGGTCTGGCCTGTTGCAAAAGAAGCCACAACTGCAGTGAAAACACAACAGCTCACACGCTGACCGGCAAACAGGCCGCTGACAGCACCTGCTGAAGACGGGACAGGTTCTTGTTGGGCACCAGCAAAACAAAGCCCTGCACCACATTCCCGGAGAGTTGCAGCATGAAGAGTTGGTGGGACTGCTTTTCAGCAGCGGTCTGCATGATGCAGTCCACCAGGTCTTCCTCATCCTGAGGCTCATGCCCTTCAGTGATGCACCGAAAGACCTCCCGGGCGACCCTCAGGAGTTCAGGACGGGAAAAGCTTTGAAAGCGGGGACCGAACGGCTGGTGGAGGTCAGCGAATTTGCAGCACTTCAAGGCGACTTCTGGGGGAACGCTGTAGACGTGGTGGGTGGGCATGGGATGCATGGTGCTCCAATTCCGGCACTGTCTCCAGGACCTGACCTCAGTATGACGGATGGGGTGTCACATCATGCACCAGAAGTTTGTGAAATGACCTTCACATGAAGCCCTGCTCAAGGTTCAGGGTCCAGTTTGTGGATCAGATGCCCAGAAGGGACAACCTGGGGCTGCTGGTGGCCCATCAACGATCCGTTTGAGGAGCACCTGATGCTCTGTTACTTTTTGAGGAAAACCCGTCCAGTGGGACATGCGAGCATCGGAGGCAAAATGGAAGCCCCCAGAAGAACCCAATAAAGTGGAGCAACCGTAGAAAAAGGGATGTGCACCACCCTTCTCTGAACGATGGTCCCGCACTCCGGGTGATGGGTGAGGAGACACCTGAAAGACCAACGATGAAAGCCAAAAAGGACTTCTGTTCTGGCCTCCGCCCCCTTGAGGTTGCCCCCTGCCCTGAGGCACATCATCAAGGTGGCACTGGGATCAGCCTGTCCGCTGGATTGTCCTGCAGGGACCACTGGAGGTTTGCAGTGACGCCGCTACTGGGCCAGGGTGTTCAACCTGCCACCAGCCTTTTAACCTTGTGGCATGACAGCCTCCATCCCAGCTCAGGTTTTCGGTCTCACCTCCACCCAGCGGCATGAATTCCTGAAGTTCCCGGATGTGGATGATTTCGTGCTGGGTCGGTACTACCAGCTCTCTGGCTCCGACCTCCGGCTGCTCTCTGACCTGGAAGACCCCATTCAGAAACTCGGGGTGGCGGTGCTGATCACCGTCATGCGACACCTTGGCAGGATTGCCATGACCCTGACCATTCCAGAGGTGGTGCTTTCCGAAGTGGCCCTGCAGTTGGAGTGTGATCCAGTCCTGTTCCAGACCTATCAGAAAGCCTGGAAGAAGCACGGCAAGGAACACACCCGGCAAGTCAAAAACCACCTGGGTTACGTGTCGTTTCAAATCCACCACCGTCAGGAACTCTTGCAGTTCATGCATGACCGGGCCCACCACACGGACATGTGGTTCCCCTTGATGGTGGATCTGGTGGAGGAACTCCGCCGAAGGCGCATCCTGATGCCGAAAATCGGTGTGCTGGAAAGCATGATCCAGGAAGCCCTGGTGTTCGCCCGGAACTTTGCTTTTCAGATCCTCACCATGGGCCTGAGGGACAACCACCTGGCAAAGCTCGATGCCCTCTTGCTCCCTGATCCCAGGTACCGCAAGGGAAAAGGCACCACGCTGGGCTGGCTGAGGGATTTGCCTGTGAAAGCCAGTGGAAAGAACGTGCTGAAGTGCCTGGAAAAACTGAAAACCTTGCGGGAACTTTTGCTGCCCTGGCAACCGAGGGAATTCATTGCCAAGAACCGCATGGACAAACTCACCCGTGAAGGGCGCACCCTGGACACCTACCAGCTCTCGGATTTTGAGCCGATGCGCCGCCACGCCATGATTGCGGTGATCCTGATGGATGTGGAGGAGACGCTCACCGACCGCATCCTGGAAGACCACCGCAAAATCATGCTGGGGAGCTTCCATGCGTGTGAGAAGGAACACCTGGGGAAAATCCTGTCCCATAAGACCACCATCACCGAGTCGTTGAACCTGACCTACACCATCGGCAAGATTTTGGTGGCTGCCAAGGAAACTGGAGAAAATCCCCTGCCAGAGATTGAGGGTTTGATTTCGTGGGAGGACCTGGTGCGTGTGATGGAGGCCTCCAGGACCGTCACCGAGCAGAAGATGCTGGACAGCCTGCACCTTTTGAAAGGCCAGTACCGGAAATTCAGGAAGTATGCCCGGAAGATGCTGGCTTCCTTTGAATTCCAGGCGTCCAGCACCAGTGAGGACCTGAGGGAAGCCCTGGAGATGCTGGCGAAGCTCGGCAGGAAGCGCAAGTTGCCAGAGGTTGTTCCGGTGTCTTTTGTGTCTGGTCGCTGGGAACGGTATGTGTTCACGGATTCGGGCATCGACCCGGTGTATTACGAACTGTGCGTACTGAATGAACTCTCTGCAGCTTTGGGTTCAGGGGACATTTTTGTGGAGCACAGCAAGAAATTCTGTGATTTTGAAGCCTACCTGCTGCCCAGGGACCGCTGGCGGGCTTCCCTGAAGACGTTTCCACCCCTGGTCCCCCTGTCTTTCGATGAATTCTGGGAGGAGGCCAGCAAAGGACTCAGGGAGGTACTGGTGGCCACCGACCGGGCCTTGAAATCCGGGGACCTGCCAGAAGTGCGGGTGGAGAACGGTCAGGGGATTGTGGAGCCCCTCAAACGGGAGCAAGAACTTGCGGATGCAGCTGAAGCATGGTCGGAAGTGCTCTACGACATGGTGCCGCCCATCAAGATCACGTCCCTGCTGCTGGAGGTGGAACGCCGGGTGAAGACCAGCAAGGTGTTCACGCACCTGAACCTGGGGAACACCGCTGAGGATCTGCATCTGCTCTACAGCGTGATTCTGGCGGAGGGCACCAATCTGGGGCTGGCCAAGATGGCTCAGGCATCCAGTCGCACCGAGGTGAAAAAACTGATCTGGTTGCACGAATGGTACATCAGAGAAGACACCTATCTGGCGGCCATGGCCGAACTCACCAACTTTCAACTCCAGCAGCCTCTGGCACAGCATGGGGGTGAGGGTACCCATTCTTCTTCAGATGGGCAGCGGTTCAAAACCGCCCAGAAAGCCGAAGGTACGGGGGTGTTCAATGGGCGGTATGGCCGGGAGCCGGGCCTGACGTTTTACACCCATGTGTCGGACCAGTACAGTCCTTTTTTCGTGAAAGTCATTGCGAGCACCGACCGGGATGCGTTGCACATCGTGGATGGCCTCCTGTACCACCAGAGCGATTTGAGGATTGAGGAGCACACCACGGACACCCATGGCTTCACCGATCCAGTCTTTGCCATCACCCACCTGCTGGGGTTCCGTTTTGCTCCAAGGATCAAAGGGATGAAGGACCACAAGATTTTCACGCCGGAGAAAATGGATTTTGAGGTGCTGAAACCTTCAGTGGGCGGCAGGCTGGACGTGGAGCTGATCCGCCAGAACTGGGAAGAGATCCTGCGGGTGGTCACCTCCATCCGGGCGGGGCATGTGACGGCCTCGGTGATCCTGGCGAAACTCTCGTCTTACAGCCGCAAGAACAGCCTATACCGGGCCATCACGGAACTGGGCAAATACTACCGGACCCTGTTCATGCTGTCGTGGTGGAAGGACCCGGAGTTGCGCCGCCGGTCGAATTGGAATTTGAATAAGGGGGAAGCCCTGAACAAACTCAAAAAGATCCTGTTCTTTAACAACCTGGGAGAGTTGCGTGCCCGTGATGTGACAAATCAGGCGAAACGGGCGAGCGGGTTGAATGTGCTGGTGTCGATGGTGAGCGTGTGGAACACGGTGTACTTGCAGCGGGCCACCCTGCACCTGGAGTCGGAGGGGACAGTGATCCCGCATGAAATCCTGCAGCGGATTTCACCTCTGGGGTTTGAGCACATCAACCTGACGGGGGATTACGTGTGGCGTCAGGAGGATTTGCCTTTGGAGGGGGAATTTTTGCCACTGAGACTGAAAAAGAAGTAAAAATTCAGGTGGTCTCACAACCCGTCTCTGAATTATAATTTCAAAACCCTCGTGCTCTGACGGGTTATGAGACACTTGAAGTAGATAAAACCCATTCTGAGTCAGGCAAAACCTTAATTGCGTCAATCTTGGCATTCACCCGATTTCGGTCATAAGGGCTGGGAGTAGGTCCATGCGGCTTTGAGGGCTTCTTTGGAGCGGGTGACGGTGGCCAGATCTTTGATGTACACCCACTTCCTGGGCTCATCCTGGGTCAGCATGATGATCAGGTCTTTGCCCACGTAAATGGCTGCTCCTTCCATGCTGGGGGTGTTGAGGTACCGCACGTCCGCCCCGAGTTTCTTGAGGGCCTGGAAGCGGGGTGCGGCCCCTTTGGAGGTGATCACCTGCAGCTTGATGCGCTTGGCTTTGAGTTGCTTGGTGATGGCTTCTTCGGCTCCAGGGAACTGTTCTCCGAGCAGGGTCACTTCGCCCTGCAGGAACTGTGGAAATTCACTGTTCTTTTTGATTTCCCCCATCTGGATGGGTGGGGGGATGTTGTTGAGGTCAGCGGTGGTCTGGGCAAGGGTGCTGGTGGTGAGGGTGAGCAGACTGGCAACGAAAACCATTTTCGACAGTTTCATTTGAAGATCCCCCAGTAATCAAAAACGGGTGTCCCGGTGACACGCGGGATGGGATAGCCTTCCGGCACGGAAACCCATCCGTGCTGGGTGCGGGGTCCGGTGTAGGGCATGAAGTAAGGGGCGATGGGAATGGGGATGGGCACGGTGTACACGTCCGTCACCGGGCACGGGAAAGGGATGGGGATGGGCCAGCCGTAGCAGGTGCCCCAGTGGGTGTGCTCGATGGTCCCGGTGGCCCAGAAGACGATGCGCCGGGCAGGTCGGTCTTTGAGTTCCTGAGGCAAGGTCAGGGTGTCCCACGTCTGCCACGCCTGAAAGAAAGTGGCGTACCCGAAACGCTCATACAAACTGGGCATGCGAGGCTCCAGCCTGCGCTTGAACTCTTCGAGCTTCCAGCTGCCTGGAGGGCTTTCCAGCACGTTCTTGGTGCCAGGCAGGGTGAGGATTTGCAAGGCCTGACTCTGGGAGCTGCTGTAATACAGTTCGGTGAGGGGTTTGTTGGCATCCCCGTTCTCCAGGTGGTCCCGGGCGTACTGGGGCAAATCCCAGAACTGTTTCAGGTCCACTTCGGTGTTCATCACCGGGGCGATCACGGCCCCCTTGCCGTACAGGTAACTGTTCCACCACAAGGGCTGGAATTTGATGTCTGTGATGCCCGGCGAGAGGGTCTTGGTGGTGTCTGCAACGTACTGCGGGATGTACTTGCTGTGGGCGTGCTTGATGGCGTCCTGCACCCGCCGTTCGG
This region includes:
- a CDS encoding cold-shock protein, which translates into the protein MASGTVKWFNAEKGFGFISHQGNPDLFAHFSAIKSTGFKKLNEGDEVDFDVQQGQNGKGPQATNIVVTKAAPEGSYNSRPQRSNSW
- a CDS encoding acyl-ACP desaturase, with translation MADIHPPDTLSTVPPTPAGLLSNREKDTLIERAFTGLYRWYTARSQETRNWNADLSFDWRSLRADLPEDVITVIQGFFAVEQYAPDYTSELLNLVRASHGRSHFQMRWGSEEEKHADAWENAVLFSRQRTPEWIREYKERLKSKQWELPFPDAIHNLVYTVFQERATQLNYLNLMKIAQGKSDKPHLQGVEDPILAQVAQTIAIDEAAHYNFFLEGVRLYLYYYPQKTLEAIKNVIGQFSMPAQQLVPDWDHFFETVYKAGIYGPRDFSRDVMQVAFRNLGIESRKKLEEGIKKTREVPDFEGEQARTTIIWDTFDYGAIEGDVKRLHVKIQDYEKKIGLDELDPTEFVENPEVPRAKPGE
- a CDS encoding Tn3 family transposase, whose product is MTASIPAQVFGLTSTQRHEFLKFPDVDDFVLGRYYQLSGSDLRLLSDLEDPIQKLGVAVLITVMRHLGRIAMTLTIPEVVLSEVALQLECDPVLFQTYQKAWKKHGKEHTRQVKNHLGYVSFQIHHRQELLQFMHDRAHHTDMWFPLMVDLVEELRRRRILMPKIGVLESMIQEALVFARNFAFQILTMGLRDNHLAKLDALLLPDPRYRKGKGTTLGWLRDLPVKASGKNVLKCLEKLKTLRELLLPWQPREFIAKNRMDKLTREGRTLDTYQLSDFEPMRRHAMIAVILMDVEETLTDRILEDHRKIMLGSFHACEKEHLGKILSHKTTITESLNLTYTIGKILVAAKETGENPLPEIEGLISWEDLVRVMEASRTVTEQKMLDSLHLLKGQYRKFRKYARKMLASFEFQASSTSEDLREALEMLAKLGRKRKLPEVVPVSFVSGRWERYVFTDSGIDPVYYELCVLNELSAALGSGDIFVEHSKKFCDFEAYLLPRDRWRASLKTFPPLVPLSFDEFWEEASKGLREVLVATDRALKSGDLPEVRVENGQGIVEPLKREQELADAAEAWSEVLYDMVPPIKITSLLLEVERRVKTSKVFTHLNLGNTAEDLHLLYSVILAEGTNLGLAKMAQASSRTEVKKLIWLHEWYIREDTYLAAMAELTNFQLQQPLAQHGGEGTHSSSDGQRFKTAQKAEGTGVFNGRYGREPGLTFYTHVSDQYSPFFVKVIASTDRDALHIVDGLLYHQSDLRIEEHTTDTHGFTDPVFAITHLLGFRFAPRIKGMKDHKIFTPEKMDFEVLKPSVGGRLDVELIRQNWEEILRVVTSIRAGHVTASVILAKLSSYSRKNSLYRAITELGKYYRTLFMLSWWKDPELRRRSNWNLNKGEALNKLKKILFFNNLGELRARDVTNQAKRASGLNVLVSMVSVWNTVYLQRATLHLESEGTVIPHEILQRISPLGFEHINLTGDYVWRQEDLPLEGEFLPLRLKKK